The genomic region CTTCCGATCACCATCTTGTGAACCTCGCTCGGTCCGTCCGCAATTCTCGCGGCTCTCGCGTCCCTGTAAAAGAGTTCGAGTTTCATATCCCTTCCGTAACCGTGCGATCCGCAGATCTGAATCGCGCGATCGATCACCTTACAAAGAGTTTCCGAAACCTGCCACTTGGCCATCGAGATGATTTGTCTTGCGTCTTCTCCCGATCTCAAAGTGTGAGCCGCCTTTAAGGTAAGCATATAACCCGATTCGATTTCGAGAGCGGATTCCGCAAACATCCATTGAATTCCCTGATGATCCGCGATTCTTTGGCCGAAAACTTCCCGTTTGATCGCGTATTCTCTCGCGATTTCCATCGATCTTCTTGCGAGACCGATCCATCGCATACAGTGTGTTAGACGAGCCGGGCCCAGACGTTCCTGAGACCATTTAAAACCTTCTCCCACTCTTCCTAAAATTGCGGATTCGGGAACGCGAACGTTTTCGAATTTTAATTCGCAGTGACCGCCCGGTCCGTGCGAACCCATCACCCCGATTTCACGCACCATCGTATAACCCGGAGCGTCGGTCGGAACGAGAAACATCGTGGTTCTTCGAAAAGAATCCGCGACCTTGGACATCACGATGAGAAAACCCGCGCCGTTCGCGCCTGTGCAATACCACTTGTGCCCGTTGATGATATAATCGGTTCCGTCTTTCACCGCATTGGTCGTCAACGTTTGCGGATCGGCTCCCGCGCCCGGCGGAGGTTCGGTCATCGCGAATGCGGAACGAATCTTTCCTTCCACAAGAGGATAATAGTATTTTTTCTTTTGTTCATCGTTGGCCGCTATGTGAAGAAGATGCATATTGCCTTCGTCGGGCGCGTCGCAGTTGCAAAGATAAGGAGCGATCGGAGAACGTCCGAGTTCGGAAAAGATGATCGCGGTTCCGACCATGTCCAAACCGAGACCACCTTCGGACTTAGGAAGATGCGGAGTCCAAAGACCGAGTTCCTTGACTTTTTTTCTGAGTTCTTCGGTGATTTTTTCGGGCATTCTCCCGTGATCGTAATCGTAATGAACCTCGGCGGGAATCGCGTAAGTCTCGACAAAATCCCGAATTTTCTTTTTGATCTCTTCGACTTCCTTAGGTATCGTAAAATCCATTCTCCAACTCCTTAAAA from Leptospira kmetyi serovar Malaysia str. Bejo-Iso9 harbors:
- a CDS encoding acyl-CoA dehydrogenase family protein, producing the protein MDFTIPKEVEEIKKKIRDFVETYAIPAEVHYDYDHGRMPEKITEELRKKVKELGLWTPHLPKSEGGLGLDMVGTAIIFSELGRSPIAPYLCNCDAPDEGNMHLLHIAANDEQKKKYYYPLVEGKIRSAFAMTEPPPGAGADPQTLTTNAVKDGTDYIINGHKWYCTGANGAGFLIVMSKVADSFRRTTMFLVPTDAPGYTMVREIGVMGSHGPGGHCELKFENVRVPESAILGRVGEGFKWSQERLGPARLTHCMRWIGLARRSMEIAREYAIKREVFGQRIADHQGIQWMFAESALEIESGYMLTLKAAHTLRSGEDARQIISMAKWQVSETLCKVIDRAIQICGSHGYGRDMKLELFYRDARAARIADGPSEVHKMVIGRNLVSGKSDF